CTCTGAACTACTGGCAGGGTTCCTTATAATTTTATGTAACGACTTATTTAACAGAAGTGGGGTTTTAACAGAGGTGCTCATCGTCAAACTATTATTACAGTAATCATAATAACAAGTCAGTTTCCTCTTTTTAAGGACACTGAACATGGAAAGCAggtgagggaaaaggagagTTGTAGGTGAACTTAGGTAGCACCTTTACGCAGCATAAACCATAGAGTCTCAAATTCTCCTGAATGAGCTGAAAAGGCCAAGAGCTGGGAGTGATGGAACTGTGATCACCACAGCAGGATGGTTCCCAGAGTCCTGGCATATACAGAGAGGAGTTCAGCTATGCCTATTTCAACAGGACCACAGCAAGAAGGCATTTTGGCCCTCAGAAAAGCAGGGAACTCTCCCTAATTTGACAAAGTCTTTATCCTGCACTCCTTCATCTTCCCTCTAAACCTAAAATGACTCACTTTGTGGTAAGCTGCATGTAAAAAATTCCAGTCTCAGCTCACAAAGAGGTAAGGCAGACAACTGGACACTGCATCTGACTGCTCTGTACTGGCAGATAATGCCATTTGAATCTTGCAGGATAACATTACCAGCACCAAAGTACCTTCAACTATAAATCAGGCACATGAATTTATAGCTGTTACCATACTCTGATGGCATTGTTGCCCGAAAATGTTGGCACCATTTGACATGCTGTACAGAACTCTGTACCCTATCATGAGTAGAATACAGACTCTATTGTTTCTCCCAATTATGCCCTTCAGCAGTAAGGATAAGACAAGGATTCCTTGTCAACACAGCATCTTTTTGTGCAGGGAAATAAGAAGTTGGACTTGGCTGCCTACATGCTTATATAGGGAGAAATCTTTTCTGGCATCTCTGATAAAATGGGAAATGGCAtgttctcactcctctctcagGCAGAGTTTGGGAATAGAAAATGCAAACACTGTCCAGAGGCCTGCccttttggaagaaaacatgatttttgaGATCTTTTATGagttttttaaatcaattaccTTCTGGATTTACCACTCACTGATAAAAACACAGGTTTTGCTTTAGCTATCACATATGAAAAACTGAAGGAAGAgagtttttctgtttcagactTACATGCTTGAACACTCAGAAAAGTAACTTGGACTATTCAACTGATCAGAGAAACTGTAATTTAATGCCATATAACCCAAACTTCAATAAGACCAAAAATTTCAGGTTCTGAGTAGTTGCAACTGGTAACCCTCTACCACAGCTAAGAAGATAGAAATGAGGGGTGAATTTTCCTGAGATCCCATATTTTCTGTAGAGAAAGCAACGCACTACAGTTCTGAAAGCACACATAGGGAGCAGAATTACCAACCCAGGCAAAAGGTTGTGAATGAAAGGTCatacaaacacagcagcaaataCTGCCAAAAGATGCAGGAAGTAGAAGAGGAACAGCATTAGGAAATGTGTAAAGGAATTACTAGCATTCTactgacagaaacagaaaaatctgcagAGTCAGCAATTTGCTTACTTGTTACTTGGTGCATGTTTTTATGACagactgactttttttttctgagcaaatCCAGGTAAAATGCAGTCTTTCCTACTTTGGTTCTAGAAGAATATAGTAGGATGTTTCTCCTGCATTTCTTTCTAGTTTTTTGAGACACACAAGCCTAGAGGAACTCAAATGGCTTTCTGGTCATATTGCCTATGATAACATGGACCAGACAAACAccaacagccctgcagaggaaaCGCCTGAGTGGTGTCACTGGTTCACAGTCTCCCCCAGAATTTCTTGTAATTACTTGCAACAGTAATTCTCTCTCACAGATAAATCAACATGACCCACCAGTTCCCAGCGCTTTCTCCAGAGCAGAAGAAAGCTCTTGCAGACATTGCTCAGCGGATTGTGGCTTCAGGAAAGGGGATCCTAGCTGCAGATGAATCAGTGGGTAAGTTCTGGACATCAATCAGCGAGCACTATgcaagatattttttccttttagttttgcTTCATAGTTGAAATCAGTGGAGTAGAtgaaaaacacttaaaaactGTTGTCTGAGCAGAAACAATTCAGACAGGTAGAACTGCAACTATAACAACAAAAGCTTACAAGCTGTGAGATGAAAAGGGAAGCTCTGAACTGAAGTCCAAATTCATTACTACTTATTGGGACCAGGACGCCAGCCAAGTCTAGAACCTCTTTGTCTGGTCTTTGTCCATGTCACTAGGTACCATGGGGAACAGACTGCAGCGGATCAATGTGGAGAACACAGAGGAGAATCGCCGAGCTTTTAGAGAGATCCTCTTCTCTTCGGACACTTCCATCAACCAGAGCATTGGGGGAGTGATCCTTTTCCATGAGACCCTCTATCAGAAAGACAGCAGTGGAAAGCCATTCCCAGCACTCATCAAGGAAAAAGGCATTGTGGTGGGAATTAAGGTGAGTATCTGTACCTGCTGGGCTAGCATCGTAATTCAGAGAAACACCATTTCCAGAGCAAGTTATATTTGGGGTTGCACTCTCTCCTGAAAAACACTGTTCCTGTGGCCCTGCCCCCCCATTTTTGTCCTTGGTTTTTAAATTCTCTGCATTGCTTTTGTGCAACTAACTAGAGGCATATTTGCACTAGATGCTGAAACTTTTCATACACCAACTCCTATCTACTCATCATTCACTGCAAATGTCTCTATGCAGTCAAAAGTAAATCTAATTCTTCCCACATCTGACAGAACTCTTGAGCCACTTCCTGCAGGCATCTACATACACACTACCCCTCCTCTTACCTAGGtcactcctttttcttcccctttgctccaacatttccttcctttgcacCCTGAGCATGTTAAGGTCCATGTTACTAACAGTCAGCCTTCAAAGGCAGACTAGACATGGGTAAGAAGGTAAGAATTAGACCAATTCCCACCTTTCTGTAACCCTTCCTGTGTTTCTGACCTCCACAGCTGGATAAAGGCACAGCACCTCTAGCAGGAACAAATGGAGAAACCACCATTCAAGGTAAGGAGAGATCTAAGGAGCCTAAGCTTTGGCCCGCACAGCAAAAGCAAGAGGGTGACTCACCTGAAACGCAGCCTTGGCTGGTGTCACGGTACATTCCAGAGCTCCATGCTGAAGAGTAGCTTTCAGTGAAGTATTGTTCTCCCTCTGCAGGTCTGGATGGGCTAGCTGAACGCTGTGCCCAGTACAAGAAAGATGGTGCTGACTTTGGCAAGTGGCGTGCAGTGCTGAAGATTACCAGCACAACACCCTCTCAACTTGCCATCCAGGAGAATGCCAACACATTGGCACGCTATGCCAGCATCTGCCAGCAGGTAcctcccctccagcagcctTTCCTGCCCCTTCTTCCTGTTCCCTGTGGTAACACACTAGGTAGCTCGAAAGGAGAATCCCTGTGAAGGTTTTGGGAAACACAGGGAGGAAGGGCAGCACAGCACGAAGGAATACCACCAAAGTCAGGGCAAACAGCAAGTTTTATTTCCATAGCCCTAAAGAATCCCGTCTTTCTTTTCCTAGAATGGCTTGGTGCCCATTGTAGAGCCAGAAATCCTGCCTGACGGAGACCATGATCTCCAGCGCTGTCAGTATGTCACAGAGAAGGTAAGAAGAGACTcctccctctgtgctccc
The genomic region above belongs to Sylvia atricapilla isolate bSylAtr1 chromosome Z, bSylAtr1.pri, whole genome shotgun sequence and contains:
- the LOC136374495 gene encoding fructose-bisphosphate aldolase B — encoded protein: MTHQFPALSPEQKKALADIAQRIVASGKGILAADESVGTMGNRLQRINVENTEENRRAFREILFSSDTSINQSIGGVILFHETLYQKDSSGKPFPALIKEKGIVVGIKLDKGTAPLAGTNGETTIQGLDGLAERCAQYKKDGADFGKWRAVLKITSTTPSQLAIQENANTLARYASICQQNGLVPIVEPEILPDGDHDLQRCQYVTEKVLAAVYKALNDHHVYLEGTLLKPNMVTAGHSCSKKYTPQDVAIATVTTLLRTVPAAVPGICFLSGGQSEEEASLNLNAMNQSPLPKPWKLTFSYGRALQASALAAWLGKNENKKAAQEAFRKRAQINSLACRGQYVLSGKSDAAAMQSLFTASYTY